TAATGCGTTGTCgaaattctttttaatatagAAAGTTGCATCACACAAATGCCCAAAGGTTTGCAATGGATGGTTGATCGAGGTTTAATCTTTCGCCTCATCAATATCCGATGATCAACTAGGTTTAATCTTTCGCCTCATCAATATCCGATGATCAACTattgggattcgccccagtgacCACTTTATCAACatagaagggggaggtgaggggtttaAATCCTTACCTTCTTTTAGGGAGGGATGTGATAGGACGCGGAAGTTTCAGGAATGGGTTTCGATTCCCACGCTCTCCAAGAAGtagggcaaaagtttgagaatgagtgtagagtaggacaaaaaaaaaaaaaaaatatccgaTGATCAGCAGGCATAGCCAGCTAAAAGACATTAATCAATCAGCTGAAGACATGCCGCGGTCGGAAAACGTTGGGGTGTGGTTGATAACATTTTCATTCATCATGACATTTTCATTCGTGTGCTGTTTTGCCTGATCCGCAGGCGATTATGTTCTTGTGCAGCGGGGAGGAAGCGACAAATCatgtgaaagaaaaggaaaaaaatccacGTCGGTTCCCTTCCTCCCCACAAAAATATCAGAACACGCGAGCTCCATCGGTGAGCTGAAGAGCGAGCGACCATGGCGGCCTCCTCGCATCTCTCCGTTCTCCCGCCGCGATTCTCCTTCGCCCCCGCTCTCTCTCACGGTCAccgtaagctctctctctctctctctcacataagTTCCAAGTTACGCGAGACGAGATAAACGGGTCTTTGGCGGTTTGCATTGGCGAGTTCGAGTTGacccaaatcttcaaaagctGTCGTCATGCAATTCCACTATCGAGTCCCTTACTACAATTCCGAGTCGTGCGAAAGACTACGTTTTTTTAACGTGAACCGGGCCTCCCATGTTATTGTTTTTTGATCAATTCGTTCGGGATGCGAATCCGGCAGGTAATTCGAAGTCGGTTGAGTTTCGTGTGAGGTCCAGCTTGGGAGAAGATGGTAGCCCTGGTCCCGGAGTTTCAGGCTCGCCCCCTCCAGAAACGGGGAATTCCAAGGTCCTTTCCCGCACTTcaccatttcctttcttttttccaattgtCCGAATTGCCTTCCTGCTTGACGCCTGCTTCGATGTTGCCTGGTGAGGGTCCTTGTGCGATGAATTGAAATGGGCAATTTGTGTTTGCTTGCCTGTTGGGACTCTCCGCAATCTCCCTATGGTCATCAACGCTCCATTGTTACGAGCAATGCGATTGTCGATAGCTTTGCTCTGCACGTGTGTGAAGTTTCTGTAGCTGTTTTCATTGACTGAAAATGAGGAAAGTCGAGCCAGTGCAGAGGGAATGACAGTAAATCTCCTCTCTCCATTTTTATCCGAGGAGAGCACTGGAATGAGTTCTTGTCGAAAGAAGCACTTTTTTGAGGGGCTTTGGATTTGTATTTTGATATAGTGTGCTTTTGCACAGAAGCGATTTCagcaatttcatgaattttccaTTATAATATGCCGTTCGCAGTACGGAGATGGCCATCCTACTCCGCTTTGTCATATTTCTTGCCTTTAATTAGTATTTGATGCAACTGCTTCCCAATAAAACCATGATTTCTCTCCCTTCCTGAACTTCATATTAAATGGAAGACATGaggttcatttttttattcattgttttaattaagGTTTCCCATGTGCTCATGTAATTTCTTTTATGGTTGAGTTTCATATGTAGCATTGCCCGTTTCCAATTACAGGAGTCTCAATCGTCGACCTCGAGGCGCTGGTGTCTTACCTGTTTGTGTTCGTCTGTGACATTGATCAGCAAGTCCGGCTCATCCATAGCTCTGCCAAAGGCAACTGCCCCAGATGCAAAGGAAAGAGCTGTTTGTCGAAACTGTGGGGGCGGTGGTGCTATAATCTGTAAGACTTGAACTCTTTTCCCTTCTAAAATTCAGTGTTATCGATACGATCTCTTCTTGAATACATGCAAATCCTATATATGTAAAGGGAGTGCAATGCTGCGATGTAATGTGGTACAATTGCTTGTAATTTGTTATCATGAGAATTGTGCAAGTAGCACAGTGTCAGTGACTGCAGTGCGAGAGTACCCTGTTTAATATCGGAGTAGCTCACATATCAAGTACTTAACTTTTGCCAGTTGAGAACGCAAAATCTGCTTGCAGACTGTCCAATGATTTCTCCTTCCCAATGTTATGaacttctcttgtttttttcttttggtcagatCAACTCCTCTTGTTAATTCCTCCTTTTTTGAGGGGTCATTGTCAAACTACAGGAACTTTTCATTTTAGCTGTATTGAGATGCATGTCCCTGGTAACATGACTTATCACTTAGCTATAATCACGTTGATGAGTACAAAATTCCTTCGTCTTGCTTCTGTAAAAAATTGTTATATGAGGTTGAAAGAATCAACAGATAGTTTTTCTCCTCTTAGTGATTTGCAGTTTATAGCTGTCTCTGCTGCCACCTAGAATTCACTAGTTGTGCTGTTTCATATAGGTGACATGTGTGGTGGCACAGGAAAATGGAAAGCTCTCAACAGAAAACGGGCAAAGGATGTTTATGAGTTTACTGAATGTCCAAATTGTTATGGTATGCACCAAAACTTAGCCTTTTCACTCTTTTTTCCCTTATTGGTCTGTGCTGTCACCACTGCTAATGTTTTACAGAAAATTTGTGCTTCTCTCAGAGAGTTATTATCTAGGGGAGCATGAAAGACAACATTGAACTTTGGATATAGCGGCTTATTAAGATTTTGCATCATTCTCTTGTTTAAGAGTCCGTCATCTGTTGCATATGCTTAATGCAGTGTTTTTACCTGTTAGCCCCGCATAGACATGGAAGGAGAATATTTCAGTAGTCTCTGAAGAACTCTCTCTGTACTGAGTTTTGGAAAAAATCTCTACCTGCATGACATGGGAAACCAAATAACTTTTTACCGGTCAAAAGCATTGGTACATATGAGGGAATGCAAAATGAAAGTATGTTGAACCTACATCTCTGTTATGTTTATTGTTTTCAGGCCGAGGAAAACTTGTGTGTCCCGTTTGTTTGGGGACTGGATTACCCAACAATAAGGGTCTTCTTAGGAGGCCTGATGCTCGCCAGTTACTTGATAAGATGTACAATGGCCGCCTGCTCCCAGGTTCTTAGGTGAGCTCTCTCGCCGCCTCCACCTGTTGTAACTGAGATTTGCCCGCGTGTTTGTACTTATGTTCTGACACTTGGAAAGGTTCAGAATAACTTCCGTGAATTTCACGTGTGCTTCTCATTTTGAAgctatatatattttctttttttcccaggGAAAGTAGATATCGATTGTCAAAAAGACTATTTCTTCTCCTTGCAATTGTAATTTAGGTGCAGAAaatttttcctctcttgctGACGATTTTTTCTTCACTGGTGCTTCTTCGTGAAGGGCACTGGTGACCGTGACTCGCAGCAGTTTCTGATTCGAAGTTCCAAAGGATGGACAAAGAAAAGGCTGTCCGTCCAACATGGCTTTGAATATCCACCATTCATCAGCCACAGCCAGGAAATAGCTCTTTTATCCTTCCCCACTTCTGTGATCTCCTAAGAGTGCTCAAAAGTTCGCATTGGTCCAGTATAGCTCTTTTTCATCTTTCAGCAGGTACTAAAGTCTTCCTCGCCAAGCAAACCGACTGTATGCAGTCGGAGCCACTCTTTAGAGATTTGCTTTGAGAATCTCTTTGGTTGGGCTGCATTTTGAGAAACATTCTAGTTTCGATGGACAAATTGTATGCTCCTATATACTAATAGAGCAGGTAGAGAATTCTGCAACATCACTAAATTTGGGGTACTTAATTGAACAAACTACAAAGCTTGGGGGCATCCTTGTCTGCAATTAAAAAGAAGTTTAGGCCCTCCGGGCGCCATTGCCTCTGCAGCTATAATTCCAAAAGTacgattttatttctttttcaatagacGGATAAATGATTAGAATAACAAAATCCCAATTATGCATAATAGCCTAATTCTATTTTTCCGTGCCTAAAAgtatggatttttattttatccgTGCTGCTAAGTTTCTTTAgactacgtttggtcgtccggataaTAATTAGGATATGATAGGGTAAAGTAGGATATTAAATTCTTTGGATAATAAAGGCGGACATATCtaatcctatcaagtgtttggTGCACTTcaggataagattaaaaaataaatatgatattcatttaagttatcaaattaaaaaatagaaaattcaattaattaaaggccatggaaaaaccctagatctaggaattgtggccacctccatagtggccaccattgaaaacggcaagtgatatcttctctttttgttaaattctttctttccttaaaaaaaaaaatcttatccaatCCAGGCTTATCCCACCCCCTCCTTCGGATTTTTTATCTGGCGTTTTATCCAGATATATCCAGGTTTGTCTGATCCGGTGGACATTCCTAAACATCggataggataacaaattatcttATCCGGACTCAAATCCGgactaccaaacgcagccttaaaGATTAGTGGGTGTCACGATGCTGTTCATTAATAAAGATCGATAAATTATTGGTAGTTTGTTAACACTTTCacgaaaatattattatttttttttaaataatgcaTCGATTTTACTATTCCTTTACGTAATTCGTCAGCCTTAATTTGAGTGACTTACGAAATTTTGTTAGATTAAACCATCAATTAGCTTTTGAGTTGTTAgctcttatttttcattttggccaaatgcaGCACTTGTTTGATTTACCaacatttgattttctttcttattttactaTATTTATCGCGTTGCCAAAACACTGGTAATTAACTTAAAAAAAGACTTTGGAAATGCGAAATTAATTGATTACCCAAAGCATTGGTATGATGACGTATACAAAAACGTTGTTTTGTCATAAATCCAAAATGTCGTTCAGGTTTTTAGCTTCAGAAGTAGACGgatggattattattattttttaaataaaaatacgtGACTTGAGTATTTCTGaccttaattttttgttcctttttggcATTTGACCTTTTCCTCAATAACTGCTTTTAACATTAATCAAACCTTGCAGAAATTCATTaacaataggaaaaaaagaaaaccggcGTCTCAAAAAATGAAACGGTAAAATTGTGATACCGGGGAAAAGACTCGGTTGCAGGATTCAACATCCCGCCTTCTGTTTCAACAAAATTTCCAGTACCCCCCAAGCAAACGAATTGTCCGACGAGTACTTCCTACTTGGGGAAGAAATTCTCCTCTTCCATTTGCAACGGCGATGTTCTCACCGCCCAGATTCGGGAGCATATAATGAGTATCAGGACCTAGTTGTTCGGAAGCCGGCTCACAACATTGTGCTCTGGCTTATGTTCACATTCATAGTCGAGATGAACGAACGCCCGCTCGACTTCCGGCAGCTTCTCGAGCTTTATCTGGAGGGTCTCCCCTATCTCGTGGGCTTCCTTCAGAGGCAGTTCCTCCGGAAGTTCAATATCGACCTGATCACAATCCAGACACAATCCAGTTTATTCCCCAAGAAGTCGAAAGCAAGACGAGTCAACGTTTTGCTAAACAAGCAATCCATTCAGGGATCAACTCGGTTCAGACAACACTAGACTTAAACATAGTAAGTCACAAGTGATGAATTCAGTCGACAAACCAGCACTCATCAGTTTCACCGCCATCAAACAAAACTCGGCATTGTGGTGGAATCCAAAGGCACAGTTGGAACCTATCCATGGCTCTTAAAAGGAAGTGACTGTATTTAAGGACTCACCTCCACAAAATAAAGCACGCCAAAGGTGTAAGCACGGACAGTGTCGATCCGCTTGACCTGAGGATGTCTTATCACCAAGTAAGTTAGTTTCTGCAAGACTTCTGGAGACGCCGTTTGTCCTACGAGCGAAACTGCATTGAAAAGCATACGTGGTAAATGTCCTTGGCGTGAAACGAGCCTGAAATCAGCATCACATCGTCCTGAGTTTTCTAAGACAACATTCTACTCAGCAAGATCATACGCAATGATTGACCCCTccatgagattttctttttcctagttAAAGTTCTTCCAGTCAACCTTTTGAACTGTCAAGGTTAATTGATTACCTGCTAGGCACAGTTTGAAGAGGATAGAGATGACATGAAAAGAGGTACCTGCATTTTCCATGACTGTTCCAGACCAATTGGTAATGGTGTAAAGTGCAAGCAAAATAGCGCCAGCAGGGTCAATCCACCAGTAGAATTCATCACCAAGGACTGCTGCGGCGAGACCTACTACATTTGTTACCACATCGAAGTAGTGATCCTGACAATAGGCAGCAATGGAAATTCAGGTATTCAAGTCATGCATCTGAACAGATGTGTATCTACTCACTGAAATATGTACCAGGAATTGTCATCTTATGATGTAAATAGCAGTCAAGGCAGAGATAGGTTAAGACTAGTAATTAAAGTCACACCTTCGCATAGGCACGGACAATGTCATTTGGTGAGCTTCTACAGTAAAGCCAGAGAGCAAGTTTTACAACAGTAGCAGTTAACATGATTGAGTATAGCCATATCAATTGGCTTGTATCCATCTTTGCGGTAGCTTCATCTTCGACTAACTGTTCTACAGCTTGGACCAGTACCTGAAAGCCTGAGGGAAAATTTAATCCATAGGCATCAATTCTTTTTCCCATTCCAAATCCAAACACTCAGTAGCGATTATGAATTTTCCTTGAATCAAGAGGTAGAAATGTTTAGTTCAATTCCCTCACTGGATTTAGAGGAACTTTCTCAGAAAATAGTGTTGAAATATTCATGTCAAAAGCATTTGTCAATCAATACACTCATCAAATGAGGTCATTGTCGATTCTTAATATGGTCTGCCCATCAATCGAAAAACATTCCTAACTGTCGAACATCAGTAAAGTTAACAAACTTCATTTGGGGAGGACAAAATGAGACAAAATTCTCCCACACCCTTGCACTTATAAAGGATGAGAACTTGGCTTAAAAAACACCCTACGTCTGGCACATAGACATCTCTCTCTAAGCTTCTTGTATACAGTCACCCCTTTATCGACCCAAGTAATCCCTCAAATGAGCTTGTTACCCTGCCCAGTGAGCTTAAGCAACCACATTCTTCTAAAGTCATGAGTCAAAGGCATTTTCCTTCACACTTGAACGGAAAATCAACTAggatgttttcttctttttgctaggACCCTAGGATTCAGTTgctgaaaaaaagtaaaaaataaaaaaaatgagacatCCTGTATCAGATAGCATCCATCCATGTCATTGGAGGTAAGAGAGTGGGAGAGGAGCCATCTGCTGCTTATTTCCATTAGTGCACAATACTGAGATAATTGCAGtgttaaaatcagaaaaaggaaCAAAGCAAACATCTTCCCCGTTATGGCACTACCCACTTCAAATCATGCTGAACTTCTTGATGAATGCTATTGACTGCATAATTTACTTAATTATTCATACTTCTGTCCCTTCACATTGATTTGACAACATAGGTATTAGGCAACCAACTTTTTTCTCCATAAATAGTCATTCGAGTCTCACACTTTGGGCTGCAGAAAAGAATTCGCTAAGCATACGCTTTGATGTAAGTCTAGCAGCCACAAACATCTAAAATGCTTCAAACTTTTTAAGCCAGCTTTAAAAGGCTAGCCATGAGTTTCAAAATCTCAGATAACTGGTTTCTCAACATGATTAAAGTCTTGGAACTTTCTTAAGTGAGGCCAAATCTGAAAGCTGTTAAGAGGTTTAGCATTAAGGGCCACAATGTCCTCGTCTAATTATACTCCCCAGGTGATGAATGAGAAAGTACCTAGGGTAGCCATGATAGCTGCAAAGACGATTATTCCTACCGGTTGCACCCTCACTTTTCCAATGGGATATTTGTAGATGTTTATCTTCTTCATCGACAGGTGTGTGAACCAAAGTATGCCACCAGCCATGAGATCAAGTAGAGAATCCAATGTAGATGCTGCAATAGCTATTGATCCAGTCATAACTGTTGCATATACCTGTATTATAACATGTATTCCATCATGAATCCTTCGAGCATTTGCAATGTGAGTACAATTGATTTGACAAACAACGAGCTCTAGACAACTCTAGATAATTCTGAAGTTATGTAAACTGCCAAATAGAAACACTATTCGAGAACAACTCAAGCAAGCTTAACATAAAAAATCGGATATTGACTTTAACAAATATGCCTTCCATGTAAAGAGAAAAGGCTCTTTTGATGCAACAAGCACCTCAACCGCAGTGTACATCTTCAGCCAAATTAACAGACAAAACACTTGTGCCAGGAATCGAACAAACTGGCGGATGTGCTACCTTAAACGCCAGCAGCACAATATTGGCATAGTTTGATATCTTCATCGCTCTTTCATGCTGCGCTTGTTCCTCCGTatcctcctcatcttcttcaccatTGCTCACCAAAGCGTCCACCTCTTCGAAGGACTTCAAGGTCTCGAGTTGCTTTTCATAGTACTCCTTCTCCGCTGTAAATTCCAGGAAATCCGTCTCATTGTTCAAACTGGACAAGGGCCCCAAACGAAATTCTCTTTACAATGGAATGGAAAGGAGACACTTAAACATGAGCACAGCAATTGTATGCGCAGTCATATTACTGGGAGAGAAAGGACGCATTTTTACCGGGATCATGCATCACAAGCAAAGCTTTCGATTAAAATAAACCGGAATTCCGCTGAAGAACATtactatatctttgtttgaatagagaaatttataaaaaattaggaaaaatagtCGTTCAAGCGTCATAACAGAGAATGGCAAGTAAGTCATATTGAAATCAGATTAAAGTCAAcgagccattctctctctctctctctccggaaCGCTTCCCAACGTCAACGCAGATACGAATCCCCAAAGGAGCAAAAAGGACAGAGACCACTGTATAGCAATCGCAGACGATGCTCCGATGAGGATAAAGGGAAACTAAGAAATGATCCGCGCGCTTTTTTCCAATCTGTTCCTCGAGCCCGCCGCGAACGCAAACAGGATGAGCGCGAATCGTCCCGACCATCGagccatcctcctcctcctcattccCGTAAACGCCGAAAGGCAAGAACAAAGGAAACcggagctcgagagagagagagagagacctttgCTCAGGCCTTCGGTCTTGGAGAGATCGATGTCGTGCGGGTCGGTCTCGACGTCGAGGCCGGAGCGGATCTTCAGCGGCAGCTTCGCCACGAACTCCGTCCTGAGAGTGTTGACGGAGTTCCTGCGGCGGAGCGATCTCCCGCTCCTCCGCCCCCCGCTCGACGACAGCAGCGGCGATTTCGCGTCCCCATCCTCCATGACCTCCCGCCGGCGCCCGCCTCGAAGAGAAACAACGAAATAGCCGAAGCTCGGGGACCGACCGAACGCccgacggagagagagagagagagagagacgacgaCGGAGGGAACGGAACGGAACGGaacggaggagggaggaggagacgGTGGCTTTTTATCTACACCgagtggtggaggaggaggccaTTGCCGCCCTTTGTCGTCGTCCTCGTCCGCCGTTAACTTGCCTTTTCGGGACCCCGTGTTATTATATTTACGACCAGTTCTTTTTGTTGCCTTGCAATTAAATGGGGATCGCCACGAAGTAGTGGCCTTGTGCTGGCCTCTGCCGGTTTAATTAATGCGGGTTTAAATAATCCCGTTCAGATTCCCCTCCTcgcctcttcttccttctagaCTTCCCCAGAGGAGAAGGACTTCTTCCTCCTAGACTTCCccagaggagaaggaggaggtagCTGAGCCAGCCCCCCCCCCGAACGTCGGTTCAAAAGTCAACGGAAGCGAATGTTTACCCGGACTCAGATCCATCGCGACAGCACGTGAGCGCTCCTCCTTCGCTCCGTTGATTTCGCACCGGCACGCGGTCTGCCTCCCCGTCCCGAGTGTTTATCGATAACGGGaatgttttttattgactaattatttcgaTAACACgaacatttatttttaagaaaattctcCTCTAATCATTcgtttttcacaaaaataatcaaaattcttAAATCTTTAAATTGGAATATACAATCATTTCTCATCGTAACGTTATATTGCTTGAGCCTACTAATGCACGAAATAGCAAGGTCTAAAATTTACATATTCTATAGTAATATCATCCTTTGTCTTGCCGATATTTTCAGTTGGAAATCGTTTTTTTTCCAACCACAAACTCTGTTGGAGGTTGACAGGTATGGAAATGATTTACGTGCATAATTCGCCAAAAATAGACGTGGGTAATTTTCA
The nucleotide sequence above comes from Eucalyptus grandis isolate ANBG69807.140 chromosome 2, ASM1654582v1, whole genome shotgun sequence. Encoded proteins:
- the LOC104433798 gene encoding protein PHOTOSYSTEM I ASSEMBLY 2, chloroplastic produces the protein MAASSHLSVLPPRFSFAPALSHGHRNSKSVEFRVRSSLGEDGSPGPGVSGSPPPETGNSKESQSSTSRRWCLTCLCSSVTLISKSGSSIALPKATAPDAKERAVCRNCGGGGAIICDMCGGTGKWKALNRKRAKDVYEFTECPNCYGRGKLVCPVCLGTGLPNNKGLLRRPDARQLLDKMYNGRLLPGS
- the LOC104433799 gene encoding metal tolerance protein 4: MEDGDAKSPLLSSSGGRRSGRSLRRRNSVNTLRTEFVAKLPLKIRSGLDVETDPHDIDLSKTEGLSKAEKEYYEKQLETLKSFEEVDALVSNGEEDEEDTEEQAQHERAMKISNYANIVLLAFKVYATVMTGSIAIAASTLDSLLDLMAGGILWFTHLSMKKINIYKYPIGKVRVQPVGIIVFAAIMATLGFQVLVQAVEQLVEDEATAKMDTSQLIWLYSIMLTATVVKLALWLYCRSSPNDIVRAYAKDHYFDVVTNVVGLAAAVLGDEFYWWIDPAGAILLALYTITNWSGTVMENAVSLVGQTASPEVLQKLTYLVIRHPQVKRIDTVRAYTFGVLYFVEVDIELPEELPLKEAHEIGETLQIKLEKLPEVERAFVHLDYECEHKPEHNVVSRLPNN